GATGGCCTCGTCGGCCTGATTCGTTTTCAGGCTCCACAGCGCGTATTTGGCGAGCATGTCGACGCCGCTGTGCTCCACCTCGGCGTCCGTCAGCTGGAACTGCACACCCTGGAACGACGACAACGTCTGCCCGAACTGCTTGCGCAGACTGACGTGTGCGACCGTCAGGTCGATCGCCCGGTCCAGCATGCCGAGCAGCGTCCATGACGGAAGCACCAGAGCCAGGGCCACGTCGCCGACACCCGCCTCGTCCGCGGCGGCAAGCTCGAGGGCGGTGGCGAACGACGGGCCCGTGACGCCGGTGGCGGTCACGGTGCTGCGTGCACCATCCAAGGTGACCGCGGCCCAACGGTTGTCCAACCCGTGCAACGCCGCCTCCGGGGCATCGGCGTCGACGACCACCAGCCCGTCGACATCGAGATCCTCCGGGCGTGACAGCCGCTCGGCCACCGGATAGGGCAGCGCCCAGTAGCCGGCACTGCGGCACACCGCGGCGGCGGCCTCGAGTGAGTCGGCGTCGGCCCGCGGTTCCAACTCCATGACGCCCAGACCGTCGAGCACCGGAGTGACCAAGTCGGCACGGGTTTCGGGCTTGGCATCGGCCTGTACCAGCAGCTGATCACCGCCGGCCGCCTCGAAGGCCCTGAGGGCTTGGCGGCCATACTCTTTCGCGTCATCGCTGAGGTCGAGAATCATCGTCGTCACGCCTTCCCGGCCAGCATGGTCCGCGACAACAGGATCCGCTGCATCTCGATGCTGCCAGAGGACACCGTGGACGCCTGCGAGTACCGCCAGTGGTCCTCGACCTCGGCGCGGAAGTACTCGGCTTCTGCGCTGTCACCCCTGGGGAGGGCGGCCACTATTTCCATGAGCACCTCGGCACTCTCCTGGTCCAGCCGCGTCACCGCGATCCGATATGCCGCGGAGTCACCGGGATTCACCCGCCCGGTGGCCTGCATGGACACCACCCGATAGGCCATCAGCCGGGCCCGGCGACAGTGGGTGAGCATCCGGGTCCACCGACCGCGCAGCTCGCCGGGCAGTCGCTCCCACCTGTCACCCAGCACCTCGGGTGCGGCCTGCAGCAGCCGCTCGCACCGCGCATAGCGGGCGATGCCGACACGTTCGAACGACACCACGTCCTGCACGATCGACCAGCCCTGGTCCACGGTGCCCAGCACATCGGCCTCGGTCACCTTGAGGTCGTCGAAGAACACCTCGTTCAGGTGGTGCGGCCCCATCATCGTCCTGATCGGGCGGACCTGAATGCCCGGGGAATCCATCGGCACCAGGAAGATGGTCATGCCCTGCTGCTTCTTCTCCCCCTTGGATGTCCGGGCCAACAGGAAGCACCACTGCGCCATGGTGGCGTAGGAGGTCCAGATCTTCTGGCCGTTGACCCGCCAGCCGTCGTCCTCCCGGCGCGCGAAGGTGCGCAGTGACGCCAGATCCGATCCGGCTTCGGGCTCGGAAAAGCCCTGACACCAGATCACTTCACCGTTGGCGATCGGCGGCAGGTGCTTACGCTGTTGCTCTTCGGTGCCGTGCCGCATGATGATCGGCCCGACCCAGTTGACCCCCATGTACTGCGCACCGCGCGGCTCATGATGCGCCCACATCTCCTCACGCACCACGGTTTGTTCCCACACCGAGGCATCGCCGCCGCCGAACTCCTTCGGCCACGACATGCACAGCAGGTGCTTCTCCGCCAGCGTGCGGCAGAACTGCTGGGCCACCGCAAGATCGGCGGGGTCATCGGTGAACGCGCCGAGATAGTCGGCGGGCACCTGGTCGGCGATCAGCGCACGCAGCTCACCGCGCAGCGCGTCAGCCGCCTCACCAAACTCGAAATCCACTCCTGGCCTTCCTATTCCGCCGTGGCCGTATCGAGACGGGCCAGCACCTCGGCGGTGTCGGCTCCCAGTTCCGGTGCGTACCCGGCGACCCCGCCCGGGGTCCGGGAGAACCAGGTCGGCACACCCGGCATGCGAACCGGCCCGTGTGGGGTGTCTATGGTCTCGAACAGACCGACGGCGTTGAGGTGCTCGTTCTCGAACAGGTCCGCGGGGGCGAGCATGGGTGCCGCCGGAATCTCCAACTCCGCGAACAGATCCAGCCATTCGGCAGTCGTACGTTCCTTGAGGGTCTGGGCCACCAGCCCGTACACCGTGTCGATCTGACGGGCCCGCTGTTCCAATGTGGCGTAATCGGGGCTGTTCCAGATCGGCTGCACGCGGTCGATGAACGCATTCCAGTGCTTGTCGTTGTAGATCAGCGCCGCGATGTGACCGTCCTTGGTCTCGTACGGTCTGCGGTTGGGCGTGACCGCTCGCGGATACACCGCAGGCCCCAGCGGAGGCTCGAACATCGCGCCGTTGGCATGCTCGACGAGCATGAAGGAAGCCATCGTCTCGAACATGCTGACCTCCACCTCCTGCCCCTCGCCCGTGCGCTCCCGGTGGAACAGCGCCATCGTCGTGGCGTACAGCGCCGTCAATCCGGCCACCTTGTCGGCCATGATGGTGCCGACGTACGACGCCTCACCCGTCAATTCCTGCTGCACCGCGGGCAATCCACACTCGGCCTGAATGGTGTCGTCGTAGGCCGGCCGATCGGCATCCGGGCCGCGGCGCCCGTACCCGTAGCAGTTGGTGTAGACGATGCGCGGGTTTATCGCGGCCACATCGTCATAGCCGAAGCCGAGCTTGGCGATCGCCTTGGCGCGCATCGAATGGATGAACACGTCGGCATCGGCGATCAGCGCACGCAGGTGGGCCTTGCCCTGATCCGACCGCAGATCCAGGACCACACTGCGCTTGCCCCGGTTGACGTTGACGAACACCCCACTCATGCCGGGTGCCGGCCCGACCGAGATGTAGCGGGTGTTGTCCCCCGCCGGTGTTTCCACCTTGATCACGTCGGCGCCCATGTCGGCCATGATCTGCGTGCAGTACGGCCCCATCACCATCGCGGTGAGGTCGATGACCCGAATGCCCCGCAGCGGACCGCCGGTCATGAGGTGACCCCCTCTGCCGCCCGGCTGAAGCTGTAGCGGATGTGGTCGACGTGACCGTCGGGAACCACCGGGAAGACCACCGGATCGCTGAGGTCGCGGATGGAGTTGATACGACCCCCGACGTCCTCCACCGTCCATGACGGCTGATACACCCCAGGGCTCTCGGCCACGACCGCGCGAGCCAGCCGCCCGGCGATCGCCACCAGGAATTCACCGGTGATCGAACAGGATTCGTGAGCCAGCCAGCCGACGGCCGGGGCCACCAGGTCCGCGCCCATCGGCGGGTAGGCCGAGGTGTCCAGGCCCTCGGCCATCCGGGTTACTGCGCCCGGCACAATCGCGTTGCACCGCACCCCTTCGGCGGCACCCTCCAGCGCGACCACATTGCACAACCCGAGGATCCCGGCCTTGGCGGCGGCGTAGTTGGCCACTTCGTGGTTCCCGTACAACCCGCCGATCGACGAGGTGAGCACCACGCGGCCATATCCGGCCTCGCACATCAGTGGAAACGCCGGGCGCACAACGTGGAACGCACCGCGCAGGTGCACGTCGAGAACGGCGTCGAAATCCTCGTAGCTCATCTCTTTGAGGGAGCCGCGTCGTACGGTGCCTGCGTTGTGGATCAGGATGTCGAGCTTTCCGAAGCGCTCGACGGCGGCGTCGATGATGGCCTGGCCGCCTGCGGGCGTCGCCACCGATTCGGTGACGGCGACGGCTTGTCCACCGGCCGAGACGATTTCGTCGACCACGGCCTGTGCGGGCGCGGAGTCGGTGCCGTCACCGGCGAGACTGCCGCCGGGATCGTTGACGACCACCTTGGCGCCTTTCGATGCCAGCAGCAGGGCGTACTCGCGGCCCAGGCCCCGGCCGGCGCCGGTGATGACGGCGACACGATCGTCGAATCTGAGTGTGCTCAAGCGAAGGGCTCCTCGCCCTCGAGCTTGGTGCGTTGCAGCAACCGGCCCGACGTCGGGTCATACGGCGTGGCCCGGTGCATGGTTCCGGTGTTGTCCCAGATCACCAGGTCACCGACGGTCCACTTGTGCCGGTAGGTGAAGTCCGGCTGGGTGGCCCAATCCCGCAGCCGGACCAGCAGTTCGGCGCTCTTGCGGAAGTCGATCGGGCCGTCGGCGTCGACGATGTGGCGCGCGGTGGCGCCGAGCACCAGTGACTTGCGGCCGGACTGATGGGTCCACACCAGCGGCAGTTCCCGGTCGCCGATGGCCATCATGCGCCGCAGAGTCTTGGTGGTGGGCTCGGGGTCGTAGTAGAACAGCGTGTTCCACGCCGAGTGCATGACCCGCAGCCCGTCGATGTCGGCCTTGTCCTCATCCGACAGGTCGTCGTAGGCGGCGTAGGTGTTGCAGAACTCGGTGTCGCCTTCCTCGGGGTTACCCAGCGCGACACTCTGCAGCAGCGACGCCAGGATCGGCACCTCGTTCATGGTGCCGTCGATGTGCCAGTACAGCGAGCCCTTGAGATAGTCGGCCTGCTTGTTCACCTCGGTGTCCAGTGAAACCTTGTAGAGCTTCTCGCCCTGGTGCTCGGGAGCGAAGGTGCCGAGGGTCTCGGTGAACGCGATCTGCTCGTCATCGGTGAACCCGATCTGCGGGAAGACCAGCACCCCGCGCTGCTCCAGCAGCTCGCGGATCCGTCCGGCATGTTCACCGGACAGCAGTGTGGCCTTGTCGGCTCGGATCTCGGTTCCGATGCGCGGCTTGATATCCCGGGTCTCAAATACCGTGGTCGGTGTCGTCATGACGTGAGCTCTAATCCGTCGAGATCACCCTTGGCCCGCCAGTCAGCGATCAGCTCATCGAAGGCGTAGAAGCCGGGCGAGTAGAAGTCACCGAGGAAAGCGCCGTTGCGCTCAGCGCCACCGCGTCCCTCGTTGTTGTAGTACCCAGGCGTGCAGGATAATTCGAACGCCGAGTTGTCGATCGACAGTTCGCGGACCGTCGCGACCCAGGCGTCCTGCCCTTCCTGACTTGGCTCGACCGTGCTGGCGCCCCGGTTCTGCGCCTCGGCGATGATGTAGGCGATGTGCTTGGCCTGCTGTTCGAACATCGCCGTGGTGTTGGCCGATACGCCGCCCTGGATGAAGCCCATGAAGAACTGGTTGGGGAATCCGCGGCTCGTCATGCCGTGCAGAGTCTTGTAGTCGTTCTGCCAGTAGTCGAACAGGGACAGTCCGTCGCGGCCCACGATACGGTCGATCGCGAACCGGCGGCTGATCTCCGTGGAGATCTCGAACCCGCTCGCGAAGATCACGCAGTCGACCTCGTACTCGACTCCGTCGGCAACGATGCCCTTTTCGGTCAGCCGCTCGACACCCTTGGATGCCGAAACGTCGACGAGCGTCACATTGGGCCGGTTGAAGGTTTCCAGGTAGTGCTCGCTGGACGTCGGCCGCTTGCACATGAAGCGGTAGTACGGCTTCAACGCCTCGGCGGTCGCGGGATCCTCGACGATCTCGCCGACCAGCCGACGCAGCCGCTCCATGATCTTGAAGTCTTCTTCTTCCCGGAAGGCCATGATCTGCTCGATGGTCACTTCGGCCGGGTTCTCGCTGGCCGCGATCCGGGCGGTCAGATTGCGCCCGAGCTCAGTCCAGAAGTCGCACACCAGGTCCGGCTCGCCGAACACCACCCCGACAAAGGGAGACCAGTTGTGGAAGTTACGCTTGCGCTCCTCCTGCCAGCCCGGCTGCAGCGAAGCGGCCCAGGCCGGATCGGTGGGCGGGTTGGTGCGCGCATCGACCGACGACGGGGTCCGCTGGAAGACGAAGAGTTGCTGGGCATCGCGGCCGAGGTGCGGTACCAACTGAATGCCCGTCGCACCGGTGCCCACGAGGGCGACCCGCTTGTCGGCCAGTTTGTGCAGGCCGCCGTCGGCGTCCCCGCCGGTGTAGTCGTAATCCCAGCGCGCGGAGTGGAACACGTGGCCCGTGAAGTCATTGATGCCCGGGATGCCCGGCAACTTCGGCCGGTTATAGGAACCTTGGGCCATGACCACGAAACGAGCCCGGATGTCGTCGCCCCGGTTGGTGCTGATCTGCCAGCGCTGCGTCGCGTCATTCCAATGCAATTCCCGCACCTGCGTCGAGAACAGGGCACCGTCGTACAGCCCGAAATGCTTGCCGATGTTGCGGCAGTGCTGGAAGATCTCGGCGCCGTCGGCGAACTTCTTGCTCGGCATGAAACCAAGCTCTTCGAGCAGCGGGATGTAGCAGTAGGCGTCGTTGTCACACTGGATCCCTGGGAAGCGGTTCCAGTACCACACGCCACCGAAATCACCGGCCATCTCGATGACCCGGATCCCCTCGACACCGGCCTTCTTCAGATATGCGCCGGCCAGTAGACCGGCGAATCCGCCGCCGAGGATGACGACATCGGCGTCCTCGACGATCGGATCCCGTTCGGTCACCGTCGTATACGGATCGACCTCGTAGAGCTCGGCGAACTCACCTTCCAGTTCCAGGTACTGGTCGCCGCCCTCGGGCCGCAGCCGCTTGGCCCGCTCGAAGGCGTACTTCTCCCGGATCGCATCGATGTCGAAATCGGCCGG
The genomic region above belongs to Mycolicibacterium sp. HK-90 and contains:
- a CDS encoding acyl-CoA dehydrogenase family protein → MILDLSDDAKEYGRQALRAFEAAGGDQLLVQADAKPETRADLVTPVLDGLGVMELEPRADADSLEAAAAVCRSAGYWALPYPVAERLSRPEDLDVDGLVVVDADAPEAALHGLDNRWAAVTLDGARSTVTATGVTGPSFATALELAAADEAGVGDVALALVLPSWTLLGMLDRAIDLTVAHVSLRKQFGQTLSSFQGVQFQLTDAEVEHSGVDMLAKYALWSLKTNQADEAIDDALALRLAAIEAAEVVFRVCHQLHGAVGFCDETMLSWLSRYSQPLRRLPFGVSKTRDTLTARLGRRGLTGLFSS
- a CDS encoding SDR family NAD(P)-dependent oxidoreductase, with amino-acid sequence MSTLRFDDRVAVITGAGRGLGREYALLLASKGAKVVVNDPGGSLAGDGTDSAPAQAVVDEIVSAGGQAVAVTESVATPAGGQAIIDAAVERFGKLDILIHNAGTVRRGSLKEMSYEDFDAVLDVHLRGAFHVVRPAFPLMCEAGYGRVVLTSSIGGLYGNHEVANYAAAKAGILGLCNVVALEGAAEGVRCNAIVPGAVTRMAEGLDTSAYPPMGADLVAPAVGWLAHESCSITGEFLVAIAGRLARAVVAESPGVYQPSWTVEDVGGRINSIRDLSDPVVFPVVPDGHVDHIRYSFSRAAEGVTS
- a CDS encoding NAD(P)/FAD-dependent oxidoreductase, whose protein sequence is MTQPCGPTDTPADFDIDAIREKYAFERAKRLRPEGGDQYLELEGEFAELYEVDPYTTVTERDPIVEDADVVILGGGFAGLLAGAYLKKAGVEGIRVIEMAGDFGGVWYWNRFPGIQCDNDAYCYIPLLEELGFMPSKKFADGAEIFQHCRNIGKHFGLYDGALFSTQVRELHWNDATQRWQISTNRGDDIRARFVVMAQGSYNRPKLPGIPGINDFTGHVFHSARWDYDYTGGDADGGLHKLADKRVALVGTGATGIQLVPHLGRDAQQLFVFQRTPSSVDARTNPPTDPAWAASLQPGWQEERKRNFHNWSPFVGVVFGEPDLVCDFWTELGRNLTARIAASENPAEVTIEQIMAFREEEDFKIMERLRRLVGEIVEDPATAEALKPYYRFMCKRPTSSEHYLETFNRPNVTLVDVSASKGVERLTEKGIVADGVEYEVDCVIFASGFEISTEISRRFAIDRIVGRDGLSLFDYWQNDYKTLHGMTSRGFPNQFFMGFIQGGVSANTTAMFEQQAKHIAYIIAEAQNRGASTVEPSQEGQDAWVATVRELSIDNSAFELSCTPGYYNNEGRGGAERNGAFLGDFYSPGFYAFDELIADWRAKGDLDGLELTS
- a CDS encoding TauD/TfdA family dioxygenase; amino-acid sequence: MTTPTTVFETRDIKPRIGTEIRADKATLLSGEHAGRIRELLEQRGVLVFPQIGFTDDEQIAFTETLGTFAPEHQGEKLYKVSLDTEVNKQADYLKGSLYWHIDGTMNEVPILASLLQSVALGNPEEGDTEFCNTYAAYDDLSDEDKADIDGLRVMHSAWNTLFYYDPEPTTKTLRRMMAIGDRELPLVWTHQSGRKSLVLGATARHIVDADGPIDFRKSAELLVRLRDWATQPDFTYRHKWTVGDLVIWDNTGTMHRATPYDPTSGRLLQRTKLEGEEPFA
- a CDS encoding CaiB/BaiF CoA-transferase family protein; amino-acid sequence: MTGGPLRGIRVIDLTAMVMGPYCTQIMADMGADVIKVETPAGDNTRYISVGPAPGMSGVFVNVNRGKRSVVLDLRSDQGKAHLRALIADADVFIHSMRAKAIAKLGFGYDDVAAINPRIVYTNCYGYGRRGPDADRPAYDDTIQAECGLPAVQQELTGEASYVGTIMADKVAGLTALYATTMALFHRERTGEGQEVEVSMFETMASFMLVEHANGAMFEPPLGPAVYPRAVTPNRRPYETKDGHIAALIYNDKHWNAFIDRVQPIWNSPDYATLEQRARQIDTVYGLVAQTLKERTTAEWLDLFAELEIPAAPMLAPADLFENEHLNAVGLFETIDTPHGPVRMPGVPTWFSRTPGGVAGYAPELGADTAEVLARLDTATAE
- a CDS encoding acyl-CoA dehydrogenase family protein; amino-acid sequence: MDFEFGEAADALRGELRALIADQVPADYLGAFTDDPADLAVAQQFCRTLAEKHLLCMSWPKEFGGGDASVWEQTVVREEMWAHHEPRGAQYMGVNWVGPIIMRHGTEEQQRKHLPPIANGEVIWCQGFSEPEAGSDLASLRTFARREDDGWRVNGQKIWTSYATMAQWCFLLARTSKGEKKQQGMTIFLVPMDSPGIQVRPIRTMMGPHHLNEVFFDDLKVTEADVLGTVDQGWSIVQDVVSFERVGIARYARCERLLQAAPEVLGDRWERLPGELRGRWTRMLTHCRRARLMAYRVVSMQATGRVNPGDSAAYRIAVTRLDQESAEVLMEIVAALPRGDSAEAEYFRAEVEDHWRYSQASTVSSGSIEMQRILLSRTMLAGKA